The nucleotide window CGTAAGCTTGGAAAATGAAGCCATCTCGAGAGAAAAAATAGAGAAGGCACTTCGTGATGTTGGTGCTGAACGTTTTATCAAAAATTTACCGAATGGTTTGGATGAGCCGGTAATTGAAAAAGGAAGCACACTTTCTAGCGGCGAGCGACAATTGATTTCGTTTGCGAGAGCGTTAGCATTTGACCCTGCCATTCTCATTTTGGATGAAGCAACGTCCAGTATAGATACAGAAACAGAAGCAATCATTCAAAATGCTTTAGACGTTTTGAAAAAAGGAAGAACAACCTTTATTATTGCGCATCGTTTATCGACCATTAAAAATGCAGATCAAATCTTAGTATTGGATCGTGGTCACATCGTCGAAAAGGGAACACATGACGAATTAATGGCGAAGCAAGGTCGTTACTATCGTATGTATCAAACGCAAGCAGCAGGATGATGCCTTCAAGCGTCAACTGAGTGGTGGGTAGTCAAAGGGGTATGTATATAGGATTTATAAGAGTCTGCATAAGCAGGCTCTTTTTTAGTCTTAAGCTCTGTTCAAATTCGTGGTTGTTTTCCGTTATGGATTTCGTGTTCTGCAGGCAATCAGGGAGACTCCTCAGCGCTATGTCCCTAAGGTGTCTGCTTTTTATCCCTTCAATCCAATTACCGGCTAGCTAAAATGATGCCGAACTAAAAACTGTACTACGGCGAATGTATACAACATAAAGGAAAAAGTTTAGGGAAAAGAACAGTAAGGAACGCATGTTTAACCTCATACATAGCTCCTGTATAAAAAGGTTTTCACTGTCTATTATGAAACACTTGTTTTACGGTTACACTACTACCGAAATATTTTATTTGAAAAATATTTAAGAATCACATACAATGTTTTATGTTTGAAATTCCTATAAGAATACTGGAGGATTATAGTATGAAGAAATTATTGTCTATATTGTTAGTTGCAATGTTGGCGTTTGCAGCAGGTTGCGCTAAAGAAGAAAAGAAAGAAACAGCCGCTGTCGACACACTGTCTAAAATACAAAAAGATGGTGAATTTTTAATTGGAACGGAAGGTACGTATCCACCATTCACTTTCCACGATGACAAAGGAAAATTAACAGGTTTTGACGTAGAAATTGCTGAGGAAATTGCAAAGCGTATGAAAGTAAAAGCTGTGTTTAAAGAAACACAATGGGATGCAATGTTCGCAGGCTTGGATGCAAAGCGTTTTGATATGGTTGCAAACCAAGTAGGTATTCGTGAAGATCGTCAAAAGAAATATGATTTCTCTAAGCCGTATATTTCTTCTTCTGCAGTATTGGTGATTCCTGCTGATAAAGACAAGCCGGCAACGTTTGAAGAAATTAAGGGCTTAAAAGCAGCGCAATCTTTAACGAGTAACTACGGTGAAATGGCTAAGAAAAATGGTGCTGAAATTGTAGGTGTAGAAGGGTTTAATCAAGCGGTAGAGCTTTTAAGCTCTGGACGCGTAGATTTAACAATTAATGATCGTTTATCTGTTCTAAACTACTTGCAGACGAAAAAAGATGCAAAAATTAAAATTGCTGATACAGAAGACAATGCAGCAGAAAGTGGTTTGTTGTTCCGTAAAGACAGCGATACACTAGTGAAAGAAGTAAATAAGCACCTTGATGATATGATGAAAGACGGTACTTACGAAAAAATTTCAACAAAGTGGTTTGGTGAAGATGTACGCGGTAAGTAATACAATCTTTACACCTGAAAAGCTATCGTTATGGGTTGAAATTTCCAAAGCATCCTTCATGCCTATGCTGGAGGGTGCTCTTTATCATACGATTCCTTTAACGCTTATTTCATTTGTCTTTGGATTAATACTTGCCACTGGAACTGCGCTGGCACGTTTGTCTGGCTCACCTCTTTTAAGATGGATTGCCCGGGCATATGTTTCTATCATTCGAGGAACGCCGTTGCTAGTGCAATTGTTTATTATTTTTTATGGACTTCCAAGTGTGGGTGTGACAATTGATCCGTTTCCCGCAGCTATCATTGGATTTTCATTAAGTGTAGGTGCATATGCATCTGAAATTATACGTGCATCCATTTTGTCTATACCAAAGGGACAGTGGGAAGCGGCATACACAATTGGGATGACGTACAGTCAAGCTTTACAGCGTATTATCTTACCACAGGCTGGAAGAGTGTCAGTGCCGCCGCTCTCTAACACATTTATTAGTCTTGTAAAAGATACATCATTGGCATCCTTAATTTTAGTAACAGAAATGTTTCGAAAAGCGCAAGAAATAGCCTCAATGAATTACGAGTTTTTAATTGTATACTCTTTGGCTGGTCTTATTTATTGGATCATTTGCTTTGTGTTATCAATCGTTCAGCAACGACTCGAAAAACGAATGGAACGATATGTATCTTAACCAAGGCAAAGGAGGAAAAGTATGATTAATGTTAATAATTTACAAAAAAGCTTTGGGGACAATACAGTTCTGCGTGATATTAGTGCAACAGTGGAAAAAGGAGAAGTAGTGGTTATTATTGGTCCATCTGGATCAGGAAAAACAACACTCTTACGATGTCTCAACGTATTGGAAACTCCTGATGGCGGAAGTATTCGAATTGGTGAGGAAGAAGTACACTTTTCACAAAAAGTCACGAAACGTGATATTGCAAGGTTACGTACGCAAACTGGTATGGTGTTTCAGCATCATAATCTTTTTCCGCATCTTACAGCGCTGGAAAATGTGATGGAGGGCCTCATCACGGTACAAAAGCAAAAAAAGGAAGAAGCTAAACGTAAAGCGGAAAGTTATCTGCATAAAGTTGGTCTTAGTGATAAAATGACTTTGTATCCGTTTCAGCTTTCCGGCGGGCAACAGCAACGCGTTGGCATTGCACGCGCTCTTGCATTAGAGCCAAAGGTCATGCTGTTTGATGAGCCCACTTCGGCATTAGATCCTGAGCTTGTACAAGAGGTTCTTAAGGTGATGAGAGAGCTTGCTAATGAGGGCATGACAATGGTTGTTGTGACGCATGAAATGAAGTTTGCTCGTGATATTGCGAGCCGTGTAATCTTCATGGACGGAGGCGTTATTGTCGAAGAAGGAACACCGGGAAATGTATTAGAAGCGCCACAAGAAGAACGAACAAAGCGATTTTTAAGTCTAATTCAGTAAAGCCTCGGATATTTGAGGCTTTTTTTTATGCATCCTTTTAGAAAAAGTGTAAAGCATATAAAAAGGATCTTGCGCAAAGGCGCAAGATCCTAGCCATAGTATAAAATTATTTTTGGTAGCCGCCTAATTGTTGCTCAGCCATTGCTACTAAACGCTTTGTAATCTCTCCGCCTACAGAACCGTTCGCACGTGCAGTTGCTTCAGGTCCTAAGTTTACACCAAACTCAGAAGCAATTTCATATTTCATTGAATCAAGAGCTGCTTGTGCACCTGGTACTGCTAACTTGTTAGAAGATTGTTGACTTGGCATGATAGTTCCTCCTTAGAGAGTTTGTTTGGTTGGATTAGCTGGATTTGCACCAGTGTAGCCCTTTATGGCTCTAACCCAGTGAATGTGTTTCTGTATCTCTAGTATGTTTCAAGACAGTCGAACTATGCGTCTTAAAAAATTGGTAATTTTTTACTTAATCCTTATATAACGTTTCAACACTTCTTCTTGCTGTGAGAGAACATACATAGTATTAAAAAAATTGTATATCTCTACAGCATTTCTATAATTTCCAAAATTTACACCTTGTTTTTGTACATAGGAAAATGCTAATTTCGCATACTATGCTTACACCAACAAAAGGAGGTGAACCGACATGACAAGAACAAACAAATTGGCTGTTCCTGGTGCACAAGCTGCATTGGATCAAATGAAATACGAGATTGCTTCTGAGTTTGGCGTAAACCTTGGACCTGAAGCTACAGCTCGTGCAAACGGCTCTGTAGGTGGTGAAATCACAAAGCGTCTTGTAGCTTATGCTGAACAACACCTAGGTGGCGTACAACGATAAAAATGGCTATAAAGGGCGGGGAGTTCCCGCCCTTTTCTGTTTCTTAATATAAATATAGTGGAGGAACATGATGGGAGTATGTCCACTTTGTAATGGCTTTATAAGTAGTGTATACACTTGTCCTCATTGTGCTGGAAAGGTGGAAGACCGGGGAAAAGCTGTTGATTACATTGATGACTACAGTGCTTACATGGATGAAAATATTCTGCAAGAAAATATGGCTACCTCGATTTGTACCCATTTATTTTATTGCACATCTTGTGAAAATCAATATCAAATTCAGGTTCAGGAAATATAAAAGGAAGCTGCACCAACTGTATGCAGCTTCCTTTTATTTGATTTAGCTCTGAACGAGTCGCTTTCGCTTTTCTTATTTACTTCTCGTTTGCGTGACGAATGCGAACTTCTGAGTCTACGTCGAAGAAGTGAACTTTGTTCATGTCAAATCCTAATGTGATGGATTGACCTGGCTTGTATTCAGTACGAGAGTCAACACGTGCTACGAAGTCTTGACCGCCTACTTGAGAGTAAAGCATTGTTTCTGCACCTAATAGCTCAGCTACTTCAATTTTTGCTTCTACTGTAGAGCCTACTGCAGAAGAGATGAATACAGGCTCGTCATGAATTTCTTCTGGACGGATACCCATGATAATCTCTTTGCCGATGTAGTTTTGTTCGCGAAGGTACTTCAGTTTACCTTCAGGCACTTGTAGGCGAAGGTTACCTGCTACGAAAGAATCGTTTTCAAGTGTACCGCGGAAGAAGTTCATCGCTGGAGAACCGATAAAGCCGCCTACGAACACATTCTCAGGACGCTCATATACTTCCTTCGGAGAACCTACTTGTTGGATTAAACCATCCTTCATAACAACAAGGCGTGTCGCCATTGTCATTGCTTCTGTTTGGTCGTGCGTTACATAAATCGTTGTTGTACCAAGACGTTGGTGAAGTTTAGAAATTTCAGCACGCATTGATACGCGAAGTTTTGCATCAAGATTGGATAAAGGCTCGTCCATCAAGAACACTTTTGCGTCACGAACGATTGCGCGACCTAATGCTACACGTTGACGTTGCCCCCCGGAAAGCGCTTTAGGTTTACGCTCTAAGTATTGCTCAAGGCCTAGGATACGAGCTGCTTCTTTTACACGCTTATCAATTTCTTCTTTTGAGAATTTACGAAGCTTTAAGCCGAAAGCCATATTATCATATACGCTCATGTGTGGATACAACGCGTAGTTTTGGAATACCATTGCAATGTCGCGATCTTTTGGTGCAACGTCGTTCACGCGCTTACCATCAATGAAAAAGTCACCTTTTGAAATTTCTTCAAGACCTGCAATCATACGAAGTGTAGTAGATTTACCACAACCTGAAGGACCTACAAATACAATAAATTCTTTATCTGCAATGTGCAGGTTAAAATCTGTTACTGCTGTTACGTTGTTATCATAAATTTTATAAATATGCTCTAATTTTAATTCAGCCATGAAAACATCCTCCTGATCATTGTTGAAATCGTTTTCTTATAGTGTCAGTGTATCCCAATTCTACACGTGCGTAAATGTATAACCTGACCAAAAAAAACGCTTTCATTTGTGCAATGTGTACAAATGTAGAATAGAATGAAAGCTGCCGTGGCTTACAGCAGCTTTCATTGGTATAAGCATAGAGAAAGGTACACGGCAACTGCACCTTTAAAGTTTTTGATATCGATTCCTGTTTTTTCGATAAATTTATCAACGCGATATTGAACGCTATTTCGATGCATATATTGCTGTTTTGCTGCAAGCGATACGTTCATATTTGCTTCTAAAAACATTTTTACTGTATGAAGTAGATCTGCATCATTTACTGTTTGGAGTACCGGCAGCAAGGCATCTGGTTTTTCTATCACAAAATGAGGCAAAATATCTTCTAAATCCATGATGTGGCGATGGGATTTACGAGTGCAAAGAAATCCATCATGTTCCCATTGAAACCAAAAAAGAAGTGAATTATCTACAGGTCTTAGCTTGCCCACCAGTATATGTAGGGTAATAAAAAAATCTGATGTTAATGTTTGAAATGCATCTTTGTCTAGAAACACATCCACATTTGTATCAAGGTACTGCTCAATAATGACTCCCGTTTTGTCGTCCTTCCACACAATGATGAATTCAGTTGACAATAGTCCGCTCAGCGCTTCTTGCCATGCCTGTTTTTCAAAAAAGGGCTGTTTTAAGGAAAAGTGTAAAAAGCGAACAGCCTTTGCTTCTGTTAAAGGATAAGAGGCAGATTGAAACAAGAAGGACTTCCATGCTTTCTGCGCTGGTGACCAATCATCTTCGAGAAGAGGAGTTAAAAAAAGAGAGAGAAGAGCTTCGTCTTTTTTCGTAAGATTTTCTTTTAAAATTCCAAATTTTTGTCCGCTTGTATCGGCATACCATCTATATAGGGCATAGGTATCTTCAGATGTATCGGTAACCACTGTACCGTAGTATTGTTTCAGTTTGTCTAACATGTAACATCTCCTCATGTAAGCCTTATTACATTAAGTGTAGCACAGAAATTTTAAACATAAAAACCCTTCATACGAAGGGTTTTCCTTATTCATATATGTGATATAGCATAAGCTCATGGATATGGGCAGTTATTTCTTTTTCATGCCTAGCATCAGGGGTAGTATCTCCCCATTCAATTTGGCCATCTTTATGATACGTGGCTGTGTAATATATCTTTTGGAAGAAAAAGGAAATACGCCAGCCTGGTAATGAAGTGAATAAAGGCTTGTATTGAAAGTGTGTAAACATATGTGTCTCTCCTTTGATGATGATGCTGTATAAAATACGACACAGTGCTACAAAAATCCTGCTTCGTGAAAACATATGGTGACAAGATTTTGAATGACCTGCGCTTCGATGGCAGCCTCATCAAAACGCATCGGCTTTGCGTTTGCTTCAAAGATATAATACCGTCCATTCGGATCGACACCGATATCTAGTGAGAATTCACGAACACGTCCAAAAGATGCCATTAAGCTTTGCCCGCAGAGGTCAACGAGGTGTTCTAGCTCCTTGGAGCGCACCGGTCTTTTTAATTCTTCTAACGCAATCATATGTCCACCGTTTGGGATATGCGTAACAATATTTCCAATACCTGCAACACGAACGCCAATACCGCTAATTCTAAAAGATCCGTGTACATAATGAGAAACAAGGCGCAAATCATATTTTTTACCATCATGTTCATCGTGTTCAATTGCTTGCTGTGCAATGAATGAGGAGTGTTCATGACGAAGCATTTCCCACAGCGCCTCATGGCTGCACATATAGGGAGAAGTAACGGGCCTTTCGACACGCAACATATCACCTTGACTTGTTATGCGTAATAGTTTTTTTCCTTTTGCACTATGAGTCTGCTTGATATATAAAACGGAATGAATAGCAAGCTGTTGATAGAGGTCTTTTTCAGTTTCAATTAGAATAGTGTCCGGTAAATAGCGCTGTAATTGTTCTTCAGTTGAAAGAGCTTTGTAAACATCCCACTTTGAAAAAAATCCTGGATTGAAAATTGGAATATTTTTGTTAGATAGTGTGTTTAGTGTATATTGCGCTGCTTTAGTTTGTTCTTGTGTACGATTAGAAATCCGGTTATATACGACATCTGGATAAGGCATCTGATAGGCAATCCAAGATTGCTTTTGTTGCATGTACCCCACAATATAATCGCTTTTCAAATTATAAGATGTAAAAAGAAAGCCGATTCCATTGTTAGACTGGATGGTATGCAGCAAAGCACTGAGTCTTTTCCAATCTCCATAACCTTTACCTTCTGCACTTCCTCCTATGAGAACGCCTATTAAAGGACCGACCCGACCGGCATGTGTACGAACTTTAAATGTTTGAGCTTGTAGAGGGATAGAAGCAGTCAAAGCGATGTGACCCAATCTTTGTTTTGGAGTATCAGAGTACCATACGCCTTTTTTATAACCAATTATCATTGAAACAGTTCCTCTGGTGCAAATAAAGCTTTTTCTGTAAGATGCAAGGCATAATCGAGGAATAACTCTTTGGTAATACGGTCGCCTTCTCGGAGTTTTGGGTAATCAAAAATAGAGCGCCCTGGCTTTGAATTTGCTTCAAAAAGCCAAACATGGCCGTTTTTATCAACACCTACATCAAAGCCAATTTCACCGATGTAACCAGTGACGGTAGCATCAATCTGCTGGCTTAGCAGCAAAGCGGCTGTTGTCAAACGTTCCTTCATTATTTGACGTTCTGTATCATCTGGAAAGATTTCTTCCAATGTTTTCACTTCACCGCCATTATTAATATGAGTAGTCATGCTACCTTGACCAGCTATTTTGGCAGCGATGGCGCTCACAATCCATTTGCCGCTCCGATTTTTATTGGTGTGAATACGGAAATCTACAGGATTGCTGTTTACCCGTAGGAGAGGGATGCCTTGTTGTACAATAAATGTATGCAAATCTGCGTCCGTAAGAAGGTGGTTCATTAAAAATTCCAACGAATGATATTTTCGGAGTTTATTGCCGTCTTCATCACGGTAGCGGCAATAATATTCGTTATGCTCAAAGGAGTATCTGACTTGATAAATACCATTACCGAGACTCCCGTTCATAGGTTTTATATATACATGTCCGTATTTGGAGAGAAGCAGCTCGACTTCTTCAAAGCCGGAAAACAACCTTGTTTCGGGCAGGTAGGAGGCTACTTCGTTATCGTTTTTCAGCAACTGATAAATATCCCATTTATTAAAGAAGCCGGGATTGAACCAAGGAATTAAATATTCCTGTTGCAATCGATTTTTCACACGTGCAATGGCACGGTGATTTTCTGTCCTGCGATTGGGAAGGCGATCATATACAACATTTGGAAAAGGGACGTCATATTGTACCCAGCGTTCTTGGTTATAGAAATAGCCTGTGATAATTCCTTCTTGCCAATTGATATTATGAGAACCAAATACGAATAAATAAGCCTTTTGCGCTGTTTGTGAGGTTAAAAGATTGGCAAAAAATAAAGAGCGCTCTCCAATCGGTCTTAGCTGAGATTCTGTAAATCCTGCTGTGAAAATGCCAATCAATGGACCGATGATAATGGTAGCATCATGCAGGAAGACATGTATATCAGATAAAAAAGGCAGACGTAGCTCTTGTAATACCTCATGTCCAATTGTAATGGTAGAATCCGATAAGTAGTCTGTTTTTACTTCACAGGGTACAACACAGGTACCAAAGGAGATATATCGCAGTGCGTTTGTTTCCGAGACAGTATATGGCACATACACAGTACTAGGCTCTCGTGTTCCTTCAGCAAGCTGGAATTGTTTCCGGTTCATAGCACATCCGCTCCCTTAGCTAGAGAATGACAATACAAAAGCGGAGCGCGATACAAGCCCTCGGCACAGGAAGGGTTGCTTTCAAGCAATACCTTTCGTCCAGGCTTGGAGT belongs to Ectobacillus sp. JY-23 and includes:
- a CDS encoding amino acid ABC transporter substrate-binding protein; protein product: MKKLLSILLVAMLAFAAGCAKEEKKETAAVDTLSKIQKDGEFLIGTEGTYPPFTFHDDKGKLTGFDVEIAEEIAKRMKVKAVFKETQWDAMFAGLDAKRFDMVANQVGIREDRQKKYDFSKPYISSSAVLVIPADKDKPATFEEIKGLKAAQSLTSNYGEMAKKNGAEIVGVEGFNQAVELLSSGRVDLTINDRLSVLNYLQTKKDAKIKIADTEDNAAESGLLFRKDSDTLVKEVNKHLDDMMKDGTYEKISTKWFGEDVRGK
- a CDS encoding amino acid ABC transporter permease → MYAVSNTIFTPEKLSLWVEISKASFMPMLEGALYHTIPLTLISFVFGLILATGTALARLSGSPLLRWIARAYVSIIRGTPLLVQLFIIFYGLPSVGVTIDPFPAAIIGFSLSVGAYASEIIRASILSIPKGQWEAAYTIGMTYSQALQRIILPQAGRVSVPPLSNTFISLVKDTSLASLILVTEMFRKAQEIASMNYEFLIVYSLAGLIYWIICFVLSIVQQRLEKRMERYVS
- a CDS encoding amino acid ABC transporter ATP-binding protein, translated to MINVNNLQKSFGDNTVLRDISATVEKGEVVVIIGPSGSGKTTLLRCLNVLETPDGGSIRIGEEEVHFSQKVTKRDIARLRTQTGMVFQHHNLFPHLTALENVMEGLITVQKQKKEEAKRKAESYLHKVGLSDKMTLYPFQLSGGQQQRVGIARALALEPKVMLFDEPTSALDPELVQEVLKVMRELANEGMTMVVVTHEMKFARDIASRVIFMDGGVIVEEGTPGNVLEAPQEERTKRFLSLIQ
- a CDS encoding alpha/beta-type small acid-soluble spore protein — its product is MPSQQSSNKLAVPGAQAALDSMKYEIASEFGVNLGPEATARANGSVGGEITKRLVAMAEQQLGGYQK
- a CDS encoding alpha/beta-type small acid-soluble spore protein, whose protein sequence is MTRTNKLAVPGAQAALDQMKYEIASEFGVNLGPEATARANGSVGGEITKRLVAYAEQHLGGVQR
- a CDS encoding ABC transporter ATP-binding protein, whose protein sequence is MAELKLEHIYKIYDNNVTAVTDFNLHIADKEFIVFVGPSGCGKSTTLRMIAGLEEISKGDFFIDGKRVNDVAPKDRDIAMVFQNYALYPHMSVYDNMAFGLKLRKFSKEEIDKRVKEAARILGLEQYLERKPKALSGGQRQRVALGRAIVRDAKVFLMDEPLSNLDAKLRVSMRAEISKLHQRLGTTTIYVTHDQTEAMTMATRLVVMKDGLIQQVGSPKEVYERPENVFVGGFIGSPAMNFFRGTLENDSFVAGNLRLQVPEGKLKYLREQNYIGKEIIMGIRPEEIHDEPVFISSAVGSTVEAKIEVAELLGAETMLYSQVGGQDFVARVDSRTEYKPGQSITLGFDMNKVHFFDVDSEVRIRHANEK
- a CDS encoding helix-turn-helix domain-containing protein translates to MLDKLKQYYGTVVTDTSEDTYALYRWYADTSGQKFGILKENLTKKDEALLSLFLTPLLEDDWSPAQKAWKSFLFQSASYPLTEAKAVRFLHFSLKQPFFEKQAWQEALSGLLSTEFIIVWKDDKTGVIIEQYLDTNVDVFLDKDAFQTLTSDFFITLHILVGKLRPVDNSLLFWFQWEHDGFLCTRKSHRHIMDLEDILPHFVIEKPDALLPVLQTVNDADLLHTVKMFLEANMNVSLAAKQQYMHRNSVQYRVDKFIEKTGIDIKNFKGAVAVYLSLCLYQ
- a CDS encoding DUF5342 family protein; translation: MFTHFQYKPLFTSLPGWRISFFFQKIYYTATYHKDGQIEWGDTTPDARHEKEITAHIHELMLYHIYE
- a CDS encoding YheC/YheD family protein; protein product: MIIGYKKGVWYSDTPKQRLGHIALTASIPLQAQTFKVRTHAGRVGPLIGVLIGGSAEGKGYGDWKRLSALLHTIQSNNGIGFLFTSYNLKSDYIVGYMQQKQSWIAYQMPYPDVVYNRISNRTQEQTKAAQYTLNTLSNKNIPIFNPGFFSKWDVYKALSTEEQLQRYLPDTILIETEKDLYQQLAIHSVLYIKQTHSAKGKKLLRITSQGDMLRVERPVTSPYMCSHEALWEMLRHEHSSFIAQQAIEHDEHDGKKYDLRLVSHYVHGSFRISGIGVRVAGIGNIVTHIPNGGHMIALEELKRPVRSKELEHLVDLCGQSLMASFGRVREFSLDIGVDPNGRYYIFEANAKPMRFDEAAIEAQVIQNLVTICFHEAGFL
- a CDS encoding YheC/YheD family protein — protein: MNRKQFQLAEGTREPSTVYVPYTVSETNALRYISFGTCVVPCEVKTDYLSDSTITIGHEVLQELRLPFLSDIHVFLHDATIIIGPLIGIFTAGFTESQLRPIGERSLFFANLLTSQTAQKAYLFVFGSHNINWQEGIITGYFYNQERWVQYDVPFPNVVYDRLPNRRTENHRAIARVKNRLQQEYLIPWFNPGFFNKWDIYQLLKNDNEVASYLPETRLFSGFEEVELLLSKYGHVYIKPMNGSLGNGIYQVRYSFEHNEYYCRYRDEDGNKLRKYHSLEFLMNHLLTDADLHTFIVQQGIPLLRVNSNPVDFRIHTNKNRSGKWIVSAIAAKIAGQGSMTTHINNGGEVKTLEEIFPDDTERQIMKERLTTAALLLSQQIDATVTGYIGEIGFDVGVDKNGHVWLFEANSKPGRSIFDYPKLREGDRITKELFLDYALHLTEKALFAPEELFQ